A window of Danaus plexippus chromosome 12, MEX_DaPlex, whole genome shotgun sequence contains these coding sequences:
- the LOC133319082 gene encoding regulating synaptic membrane exocytosis protein 1-like: MSLVSEGSNKNATIKFDGGDRRYDGTGPDRDSWDLRKLRHIIFFLLTAQDKACNIFLVTKLGPRPVVTEPEPTPPPPVQQPPPQPTKPEREAGKAPSRAGACRVCLKALKPGEVFHICNGCQHRVCEDCSSYSKPASDEEANSWRCSVCRRKAAPRVPPAAQDSTDSLLEVPVLEALQRRHSEARLGSGGSSTGLAPPRSPELRRHSDVSPASLKELEKLKGSGSVTPGADSRRPSAATPARRRSVRAPATPRQRSVDEDQHPTAHPTAHTPALAAPPPMSRRASAVDVVAGAGSRRSSYRAEVDAPDTPQITGLSVDEDRPIRRRGSQLPDIAALQQRTGALSAMAALASRGSEVSDPSASAAIAAARQMSVDAEAIKIVIHDVDDRSPRRVSLRRDPNDKGHRSRGFGMRVVGGKPDASGRREAVIVWTVPGGPADLAGLQQGDKVLEWGGVPLIERSFEEVCAVLERGGDSVELLVEPAPQLDEPPAPPTMSHHHHALYEPDTDKSPSSPTRRKLPKTPEQDRAERVRERPPARAQLQVWFESEIRKLVVVLIAADDLPSRDHTLGYGDEPEAFARIRLLPSLESCPPVETDPASASCSPVWNATLGFGGLTADLLAGRALELTLWDACPGIDPVLIGECTMELEKAFAEERAVWWTLEERGTRSANASPRGSLTGARALRRGDFASQRSVSDDVDSIGECASLLHPDHAWVAGSRRGSSQSETLEVEVYQLGKDFSRSLPGSRRSSFQQQDKDGVPESPVCSRRERRRSSCVRRDPDDILRSLRAVKGELGRTLSLSGSTARRTATGRKGSMWAAVPAAAACDAVADDDDDVPLGPGQLPPRNAHLPPLHAEINISIIMIKGQLELEVSHARRFMALMARCLTHT, encoded by the exons CTTGCAATATATTCCTAGTGACGAAGCTGGGCCCACGGCCGGTTGTGACGGAGCCTGAACCAACGCCACCGCCTCCAGTGCAGCAACCGCCTCCCCAGCCCACTAAGCCCGAACG CGAGGCGGGTAAGGCTCCATCCAGAGCGGGGGCTTGCCGGGTATGCCTTAAAGCTTTAAAGCCCGGTGAGGTTTTCCACATATGCAATGGCTGCCAGCATCGCGTCTGCGAAGACTGCTCTTCGTATTCCAAGCCCGCAAGTGACGAGGAGGCG AATTCATGGCGATGCTCCGTATGCCGTCGTAAAGCTGCTCCCAGGGTTCCTCCGGCTGCACAAGATAGTACTGACTCACTTCTCGAGGTCCCCGTATTGGAGGCACTACAACGTCGACACTCTGAAGCAAGGCTCGGAAGTGGAGGTTCAAGTACCGGACTGGCTCCGCCACGATCACCCGAACTGCGAAGACACTCCGATGTGTCACCTGCTTCCTTAAAGGAGCTGGAAAAA TTAAAGGGCAGCGGCAGCGTGACGCCAGGCGCAGACTCCCGCCGGCCAAGTGCAGCAACGCCTGCACGACGTCGCTCTGTCCGTGCTCCAGCGACGCCGCGCCAACGCTCAGTTGATGAAGACCAGCACCCTACCGCACACCCAACAGCTCACACACCAGCACTCGCTGCTCCACCACCAATGTCTAGACG GGCATCAGCAGTAGACGTGGTAGCAGGAGCTGGTTCGAGACGTAGTTCGTACAGGGCAGAAGTGGACGCTCCCGATACACCGCAGATTACAGGGTTGAGCGTTGACGAAGACCGACCAATAAGACGAAGAGGCAGCCAACT GCCTGATATAGCTGCATTACAACAAAGGACAGGAGCTCTGAGTGCTATGGCAGCACTTGCCTCACGCGGCTCAGAGGTATCCGACCCCAGTGCAAGTGCTGCAATTGCTGCAGCACGTCAAATGTCAGTTGATGCTGAGGCGATAAAGATCGTCATACATGACGTTGATGATCGCTCGCCACGACGTGTGTCATTACGTCGCGATCCCAATGATAAAGGACATCGAT CTCGAGGCTTCGGAATGCGCGTTGTTGGAGGAAAACCAGATGCCAGTGGACGACGAGAAGCTGTTATAGTTTGGACAGTGCCTGGAGGCCCTGCCGACTTAGCTGGCTTGCAACAGGGAGATAAG GTATTGGAATGGGGCGGTGTCCCATTGATAGAACGTAGCTTTGAGGAGGTATGCGCTGTGCTAGAACGTGGTGGCGACAGTGTTGAGCTGTTAGTGGAACCTGCTCCCCAACTTGACGAGCCACCAGCACCACCCACAATGAGTCATCATCACCACGCACTTTATG AACCCGATACCGACAAATCGCCGTCGTCGCCCACCCGAAGGAAATTGCCGAAAACCCCg GAACAAGATCGCGCGGAACGAGTCAGGGAGCGTCCACCAGCGCGTGCTCAATTACAAGTTTGGTTTGAAAGTGAAATCCGTAAACTCGTCGTGGTTCTGATCGCTGCTGACGATCTACCGTCTCGGGATCATACCTTGGGCTACGGTGATGAACCTGAAGCTTTCGCCAGAATCCGTCTTCTTCCATCACT cgAATCTTGTCCGCCCGTGGAGACAGACCCTGCTTCAGCATCGTGCAGTCCAGTGTGGAACGCTACACTTGGATTCGGCGGCCTCACAGCAGATCTACTTGCAGGTCGCGCTCTTGAACTTACACTTTGGGACGCCTGCCCTGGTATTGATCCAGTTCTGATTGGAGAATGCACT atggAGTTAGAGAAAGCTTTCGCTGAAGAGCGCGCCGTGTGGTGGACATTGGAAGAGCGTGGTACTCGGTCAGCCAACGCCTCACCTCGTGGTTCACTGACTGGGGCTAGAGCTCTTCGGCGTGGAGATTTTGCTTCACAAAGATCTGTTTCag ATGATGTGGACTCGATCGGAGAGTGCGCCTCGCTTCTACACCCAGATCATGCCTGGGTCGCTGGTTCGCGACGAGGTTCCTCCCAATCTGAAACCTTAGAAGTTGAGGTTTACCAGCTCGGGAAGGACTTTTCCCGCTCCCTACCTGGTTCACGACGTTCCTCTTTCCAACAACAAGACAAAG ATGGCGTGCCTGAGTCTCCGGTGTGTTCGCGCCGTGAACGTCGTCGATCGTCCTGCGTCCGTCGCGACCCTGACGACATCTTGCGTTCGTTGCGCGCCGTCAAAGGCGAGCTGGGACGTACGCTGTCACTGTCTGGGTCCACGGCAAGGC GCACAGCGACGGGGCGCAAGGGCAGCATGTGGGCGGCGGTACCCGCAGCGGCGGCATGTGACGCGGTGGCAGACGACGATGACGACGTCCCTCTAGGTCCGGGACAACTGCCGCCGCGCAACGCTCATCTGCCGCCACTGCACGCTGAGATCAATATCAGCATCATCATGATCAAAGGACAACTTGAGCTAGAG GTATCTCATGCTCGTCGGTTTATGGCGTTAATGGCGAGGTGCCTGACTCATACGTGA